Proteins found in one Neofelis nebulosa isolate mNeoNeb1 chromosome 3, mNeoNeb1.pri, whole genome shotgun sequence genomic segment:
- the ZFP42 gene encoding zinc finger protein 42 homolog yields MDQQLKKKVKTCGWKGLGRRAFSGDKPKPSKPRPAQQEPFDMPWALEDEGVFFESSHLVVGEDSFSDCYIECIIRGEFSEPILEEDSLKSLNYEEEESEQELSQQVLTASSLLGKSLKCVQKGAKQELSQQTGENSQLEYSEYETGKKLSPGGIPSTDVSDPKQFAEFARKKPTKNKEYDAPERIVCPHSGCTKKLKNRASLRRHLLVHAPRDHVCAECGKAFNESAKLKRHFLVHTGERPFRCTFEGCGKRFSLDYNLRTHVRIHTGEKRFVCPFESCHKRFVQSNNLKVHMLTHAKTNKNP; encoded by the coding sequence ATGGACCAGCAACTGAAGAAAAAGGTAAAGACTTGTGGCTGGAAAGGCTTGGGTAGAAGAGCCTTCAGTGGGGATAAACCAAAGCCATCCAAGCCACGGCCAGCCCAACAAGAACCTTTTGACATGCCATGGGCCTTAGAAGATGAAGGTGTATTCTTTGAAAGTAGCCACCTAGTTGTTGGAGAAGATTCCTTCTCTGATTGTTACATAGAATGCATAATAAGAGGTGAGTTTTCTGAACCCATCCTGGAAGAAGACTCACTGAAGTCCCTTAACTACGAGGAAGAAGAATCAGAACAAGAGCTTTCTCAACAGGTTCTTACTGCAAGCTCGCTTCTGGGAAAATCCTTGAAATGTGTGCAAAAAGGGGCAAAACAAGAACTTTCTCAGCAGACTGGAGAGAATTCACAGCTTGAGTATTCAGAGTATGAGACAGGCAAGAAGCTTTCTCCTGGAGGAATACCCAGCACTGATGTATCAGATCCTAAACAGTTTGCAGAATTTGCTAGAAAGAAGCCCACAAAAAATAAGGAATATGATGCTCCAGAAAGAATTGTTTGTCCTCACAGTGGATGcacaaaaaagttaaagaatagaGCTTCCCTGAGAAGGCATCTCCTCGTTCATGCTCCCCGAGATCATGTATGTGCAGAATGTGGGAAAGCATTCAATGAGAGTGCAAaactaaaaagacattttctggTTCATACTGGAGAGAGGCCATTTCGGTGTACTTTTGAAGGGTGCGGAAAACGTTTTTCCCTGGACTACAATTTGCGTACCCACGTACGTATCCATACTGGGGAGAAACGTTttgtgtgtccctttgaaagCTGTCACAAGAGGTTTGTCCAGTCAAATAACCTGAAAGTTCACATGTTAACTCATGCAAAGACCAACAAAAATCCGTGa